In Saccharicrinis fermentans DSM 9555 = JCM 21142, a genomic segment contains:
- a CDS encoding cytidine deaminase has product MKHLKIITEIKQYPNIKALPDEEIELLHKAREAAKKSYAPYSNFKVGAALLLENGEIVTGNNQENAAYPSGLCAERTAIFWANAQYPHIAIKTMAVTAIKKGEIIPSPLSPCGSCRQVMIETETRFNTNIKTILDSQSEIWVIDCAKDLLPLFFYGKDLD; this is encoded by the coding sequence ATGAAGCACTTAAAAATTATCACAGAAATAAAACAGTACCCCAATATCAAGGCATTACCCGACGAAGAAATTGAGCTATTACACAAAGCCAGGGAAGCTGCCAAAAAATCTTACGCCCCCTATTCAAACTTCAAAGTTGGAGCAGCTCTATTACTTGAAAACGGAGAGATCGTAACAGGCAATAACCAGGAAAATGCGGCCTATCCTTCAGGCCTTTGCGCTGAACGAACAGCCATATTCTGGGCCAATGCACAATACCCGCACATAGCCATTAAAACAATGGCCGTAACAGCAATCAAAAAGGGAGAGATAATACCCAGTCCCCTTTCGCCCTGTGGTTCATGCCGACAAGTAATGATCGAAACCGAAACCCGTTTCAACACCAATATTAAAACTATTTTAGACAGTCAATCCGAGATATGGGTCATTGATTGTGCCAAAGATCTACTACCCCTATTTTTCTACGGAAAAGATTTAGATTAA
- a CDS encoding ArsR/SmtB family transcription factor encodes MKMKDYSKIFKALSDLTRLKIIWLLTNIDEKICVSEIVDVLDEHQYNVSRHLRVLKDASLIEEVKEGKWVFYYLCPTQNEFQHFIQKALSSIPETKMNTEMTKCKQLLHLREIQKTK; translated from the coding sequence ATGAAAATGAAGGACTATAGTAAAATATTCAAAGCCTTATCAGACTTAACGAGGCTAAAAATCATATGGTTACTTACCAATATCGATGAAAAAATCTGCGTTTCAGAAATTGTAGATGTACTTGATGAACACCAGTATAATGTATCGCGGCATTTAAGAGTATTAAAAGACGCTTCGCTCATTGAGGAAGTAAAGGAAGGGAAATGGGTATTTTACTATCTATGTCCAACACAAAATGAATTTCAACATTTCATACAAAAAGCCCTTTCATCTATCCCTGAAACAAAAATGAACACTGAGATGACCAAGTGTAAACAATTACTCCATCTTCGTGAAATACAAAAAACTAAGTAA
- a CDS encoding RluA family pseudouridine synthase, whose protein sequence is MEILFEDNHIIAVNKSNSEIVQGDKTGDEALSDKVKAYIKEKYNKPGDVYLGVVHRIDRPVSGVVLFARTSKAATRLSKMFLDKEIKKTYWALVKNLPEQDSGKLVHYLIKNQEKNRSSAYDTPRKKSKEAILNYTLISSSANYHMLEINLETGRHHQIRCQLAKIGCPIRGDLKYGAPRSNKGGGISLHAKRIEFEHPVKKEWVVINAPVPKEDPLWREFENVM, encoded by the coding sequence ATGGAAATACTTTTTGAAGATAATCATATTATAGCCGTTAATAAATCTAATTCTGAAATTGTTCAGGGTGATAAGACGGGCGATGAAGCCCTATCCGATAAGGTCAAGGCATATATAAAAGAGAAATACAATAAGCCTGGGGATGTGTATCTGGGCGTGGTGCATCGTATCGATCGTCCGGTAAGTGGAGTAGTGCTATTTGCACGTACTAGTAAAGCTGCTACGCGTTTGAGTAAGATGTTCCTGGATAAGGAGATTAAGAAGACTTATTGGGCCTTGGTGAAAAATCTCCCGGAACAGGATTCGGGTAAGCTTGTTCATTATTTAATTAAGAATCAAGAAAAAAACCGCTCTAGTGCATATGATACTCCTCGTAAAAAATCCAAAGAAGCGATTCTTAATTATACGCTGATTTCCAGTTCAGCTAATTACCATATGTTGGAAATTAATTTGGAGACAGGTAGACATCATCAGATTCGCTGTCAATTGGCTAAGATTGGATGCCCTATTCGTGGAGATTTGAAATATGGAGCACCACGTTCCAATAAGGGTGGAGGTATTAGCTTGCATGCCAAGAGGATAGAGTTTGAACATCCGGTGAAAAAAGAGTGGGTGGTCATTAATGCACCGGTGCCCAAAGAAGATCCTCTTTGGAGAGAGTTTGAAAATGTAATGTAA
- a CDS encoding outer membrane beta-barrel protein, translated as MKNIIIISTLSLFLLTMASHAQPLTFEKQDIGIAVGVPSMNDNTYTSQSPAITLHYEYGLSDKIGVGYIGVGGLLSIAGGEYTNTFLNPNPSVDFSQTLIGPRAVYHFDMVELTNNDQWSNIDVYSGAFVGLKFESIKYTDPNTEKNIKDRKTKLANDLFAGIRYGFNQNIGAFAEIGFGVSYFSVGASWRL; from the coding sequence ATGAAAAACATTATTATTATTAGTACACTAAGTCTGTTTTTACTTACAATGGCTTCTCATGCACAACCTCTCACATTTGAAAAACAAGATATTGGTATTGCTGTTGGTGTACCTTCTATGAATGACAATACATACACTTCCCAATCTCCTGCTATCACACTGCACTACGAGTATGGCTTAAGTGATAAAATTGGCGTTGGCTATATTGGTGTAGGAGGACTATTATCCATCGCTGGCGGAGAATACACCAACACCTTCTTAAACCCCAACCCTTCCGTTGATTTTAGTCAGACTTTAATTGGGCCCAGAGCCGTTTATCACTTTGACATGGTTGAGTTGACCAACAATGACCAGTGGAGTAACATTGATGTGTATAGCGGTGCTTTTGTGGGACTTAAGTTCGAATCTATAAAATACACAGACCCCAACACAGAGAAAAATATAAAAGACCGAAAGACCAAACTAGCCAATGATTTGTTTGCTGGTATCCGCTATGGCTTTAATCAGAATATAGGCGCATTTGCCGAAATAGGCTTTGGAGTCAGCTATTTTAGTGTTGGTGCAAGCTGGAGATTATAA
- a CDS encoding winged helix-turn-helix domain-containing protein, producing the protein MKHIVNQLNKAFESRIRLGIMSILMVNQRVSYNRLKELLGVTDGNLASHLKALEKLDYINIEKSFVNRKPHTTYDVSNSGRKAFKNHIDALENLLRTK; encoded by the coding sequence ATGAAGCACATTGTAAATCAACTCAATAAAGCTTTTGAAAGTCGAATCAGACTCGGAATCATGTCCATTCTAATGGTAAACCAACGCGTAAGCTACAACCGCTTAAAAGAACTACTGGGGGTTACAGATGGTAACTTAGCAAGTCATCTAAAAGCCCTCGAAAAACTAGATTATATTAATATTGAGAAATCCTTTGTCAATAGAAAGCCGCACACAACATATGACGTTTCAAATTCAGGAAGAAAAGCGTTTAAGAATCATATTGATGCTTTAGAAAATCTCCTTAGAACCAAATAA
- a CDS encoding DUF4153 domain-containing protein: protein MNTKTKKSFTLGMAVIGSYLFYKQDAGINIFIFTIISAFALMYLHKQKGYKTLSLAILPSLLSSIFIVWYPQLFTRTIWVLGYLLMWSRMLPTPYPIVTLFQGLVSICESPIRLLKKGEIQPKTKATGQHKNIIYIITTTIVLVFILLYIKSNPVFSKLFSNIDLSFIEFGFLMTIIGLYLLLNGLVTINANKKIQGLNSIKSTITKTTITQRDQQEYLIAKLSIGTIGIILFIANITDLIVIITGKLLEGITYSEYVHQGFNTLIFTLGLAIAIIIYFFRGQLNFHHHLKVIKRSGSFWILQNILLALITAYKNMLYVEAYGLTYKRIAVFLALICIIIALVLSLKKLYQPHTNWVYYNKLALSAFICLLFMSFIPMDRIITRYNISYSETRDIPYILSLSKPNLKLIENLMNEKDELYSENAMILNNKIFDLNQKAANNNWQSWNFYIDSYKRAQ, encoded by the coding sequence ATGAATACAAAAACAAAAAAATCATTTACCTTAGGCATGGCAGTTATTGGAAGTTACTTATTCTACAAACAAGATGCAGGTATTAATATTTTTATCTTTACGATCATCTCTGCCTTCGCATTAATGTATTTACATAAGCAAAAAGGATATAAGACATTAAGCTTGGCCATCCTCCCTTCCTTACTTAGCTCTATATTTATTGTTTGGTATCCTCAACTATTTACGCGTACGATTTGGGTTTTGGGTTATTTACTAATGTGGAGCCGAATGCTACCTACTCCCTATCCTATCGTTACGCTTTTTCAAGGTTTAGTTTCTATTTGCGAAAGTCCTATTCGCTTATTAAAAAAAGGTGAAATACAACCTAAAACCAAAGCAACTGGCCAGCATAAAAATATCATTTACATAATCACCACCACCATCGTTCTTGTTTTTATTCTATTATACATCAAAAGCAACCCCGTATTTTCAAAACTCTTCTCTAATATCGACTTGTCCTTTATCGAATTTGGTTTTTTAATGACCATTATTGGCCTATACCTTTTACTAAACGGTCTTGTCACAATCAACGCAAACAAAAAAATTCAAGGACTAAACTCCATTAAATCAACAATTACAAAAACTACCATCACACAAAGAGACCAGCAAGAATACTTGATCGCCAAACTAAGTATAGGAACAATAGGAATCATTTTATTTATAGCCAATATAACCGACTTAATCGTCATCATCACAGGCAAACTACTGGAAGGAATAACTTATTCTGAATATGTTCACCAAGGTTTCAACACATTGATTTTCACACTAGGTTTAGCCATCGCTATTATCATCTATTTTTTTAGAGGACAATTAAATTTTCATCATCATTTAAAAGTTATTAAAAGATCCGGCTCGTTCTGGATATTACAAAACATATTACTGGCACTTATTACAGCCTACAAAAACATGCTCTATGTAGAGGCATATGGCTTAACCTACAAAAGAATAGCAGTATTCTTAGCTCTTATTTGCATAATAATAGCTTTGGTACTATCACTAAAAAAATTATATCAACCACATACCAATTGGGTATATTACAACAAACTAGCGCTCAGCGCTTTTATTTGTCTTCTTTTTATGTCATTTATTCCTATGGATAGAATCATCACCAGGTATAATATAAGCTACTCCGAAACAAGAGATATTCCTTATATACTAAGCTTAAGCAAGCCGAACCTTAAATTAATTGAAAATTTAATGAACGAGAAGGATGAACTATACTCAGAGAATGCTATGATACTCAACAATAAAATATTTGATCTAAACCAAAAAGCGGCAAACAACAATTGGCAAAGTTGGAATTTCTATATTGATTCTTACAAGAGAGCTCAGTAA
- the panB gene encoding 3-methyl-2-oxobutanoate hydroxymethyltransferase: protein MSVAMNRQKKVTTHVLSEMKHNKEKIAMLTAYDYSLAKIVDQAGVDVILVGDSASNVMAGWETTLPITLDQMIYHGASVVRAVNRALVVVDMPFGTYQGNSKEALSSAIRIMKETAADSVKLEGGAEVVECISRILSAGIPVMGHLGLTPQSIHKFGTYTVRAKQEEEAKKLIEDAHLLQEVGCFAIVLEKIPAELAQRVAAELTIPIIGIGAGSGVDGQVLVLHDMLGINQEFSPRFLRRYHNLFAEISGAVGNYIQDVKSIDFPNEREQY from the coding sequence ATGTCGGTAGCGATGAATCGCCAAAAAAAGGTAACCACTCACGTATTGAGTGAGATGAAGCATAATAAGGAAAAGATTGCCATGTTAACAGCCTATGATTACTCTTTGGCTAAAATTGTGGATCAGGCTGGAGTTGATGTTATTCTGGTGGGTGATTCAGCATCGAATGTGATGGCGGGTTGGGAGACTACCTTGCCAATTACATTGGATCAGATGATATACCACGGAGCCTCTGTGGTACGAGCGGTTAACAGAGCATTGGTGGTGGTGGATATGCCTTTTGGTACTTACCAGGGAAACTCCAAAGAGGCTTTATCATCTGCCATAAGAATTATGAAAGAAACAGCCGCCGATTCGGTAAAACTTGAAGGTGGAGCTGAGGTCGTGGAATGTATTTCACGTATCTTGTCGGCAGGTATACCGGTGATGGGACACCTGGGCTTGACTCCTCAGTCGATTCATAAATTTGGTACCTATACCGTACGAGCCAAACAGGAGGAAGAAGCTAAAAAGCTGATTGAAGATGCACATCTGTTACAAGAAGTGGGGTGTTTTGCCATTGTATTGGAGAAAATTCCTGCCGAACTGGCACAAAGAGTGGCTGCGGAACTGACCATTCCGATTATCGGTATTGGTGCAGGAAGTGGGGTTGACGGACAAGTGTTGGTATTGCATGATATGCTTGGAATCAACCAAGAGTTTTCGCCGCGTTTCTTGAGAAGATATCATAATCTGTTTGCCGAAATAAGTGGTGCAGTGGGCAATTATATTCAGGATGTGAAATCAATTGATTTCCCCAATGAAAGAGAACAATATTAA
- a CDS encoding glucosaminidase domain-containing protein, with protein sequence MKNMLRLSILIVFCTTSVILLAQSKSRSQYIEEYHELAIKEMNRVGIPASITLAQGMLESGNGNSTLARKSNNHFGIKCHNDWKGKRVYHDDDRKGECFRKYKTVYQSYIDHSDFLTGKQRYASLFELKTTDYKGWAKGLKKAGYATDPKYAHRLIEIIEENNLDRFDRGGTFVRNSDSGASKPVVRRTYNDDFTIDAFGSHQVKLNNGVKYISVLDGDSFEKISEEFGLKSWEVYTYNDLPDNAKIKTYKYLYVQPKRNKAHRKHNVHKVKSGETLHYVSQKYGVKLSRLYRYNNLRKGDRVKEGQFIQLRRKKK encoded by the coding sequence ATGAAAAATATGCTTCGCTTGTCTATATTGATTGTTTTCTGTACAACTTCAGTGATCTTATTAGCACAAAGCAAAAGTCGTTCGCAATATATAGAGGAATATCACGAATTGGCCATAAAGGAAATGAATAGGGTGGGAATTCCAGCTAGTATCACCTTAGCCCAAGGGATGTTAGAGTCTGGTAATGGTAATTCTACCTTAGCCCGTAAGTCAAATAATCATTTTGGCATTAAATGTCATAACGATTGGAAAGGGAAAAGAGTCTATCATGATGATGACAGAAAAGGTGAGTGCTTTAGGAAGTATAAAACAGTTTATCAATCTTATATAGATCATTCTGATTTTTTAACCGGGAAACAGCGTTATGCCTCTTTGTTTGAATTGAAAACGACAGATTATAAGGGTTGGGCAAAGGGGCTGAAAAAGGCTGGTTATGCCACTGATCCTAAATATGCTCATCGGCTTATCGAAATTATTGAAGAGAACAACTTGGATCGTTTTGATCGGGGAGGTACTTTTGTGCGTAATAGTGACAGTGGAGCTAGTAAACCGGTGGTTAGAAGAACTTATAATGATGATTTTACCATAGATGCTTTTGGTAGTCACCAGGTTAAATTGAATAACGGAGTTAAGTATATTAGTGTACTTGATGGGGATTCTTTTGAAAAAATAAGTGAGGAGTTCGGTTTGAAGAGTTGGGAAGTGTATACTTATAATGACTTGCCTGATAATGCGAAAATTAAGACGTATAAATATCTGTACGTTCAACCTAAGCGCAATAAAGCTCATCGTAAGCATAATGTGCATAAGGTGAAGTCGGGTGAAACATTGCATTATGTGTCTCAAAAATATGGAGTTAAATTGAGTAGACTGTATAGATATAATAACCTTCGAAAAGGAGATAGGGTGAAAGAAGGGCAGTTTATTCAATTGCGAAGAAAGAAAAAATAA
- the dnaK gene encoding molecular chaperone DnaK — protein MGKIIGIDLGTTNSCVSVMEGSEPVVIPNSEGKRTTPSIVAFVDGGERKVGDPAKRQAITNPAHTVYSIKRFIGDNYDEIPKEVSRVPYEVVKGDNNTPRVVIEDRKYSPQEISAMILQKMKKTAEDYLGQEVTEAVITVPAYFNDAQRQATKEAGEIAGLAVKRIINEPTAASLAYGLDKMDRDMKIAVFDLGGGTFDISVLELGDGVFEVKSTNGDTHLGGDDFDDVIINWLADEFLKDEGIDLRKDSMAHQRLKDAAEKAKIELSSGNSTEINLPYIMPVDGIPKHLVKTLSRAQFEQLADKLIQATLEPCKAALSDAGMSPSDIDEVILVGGSTRIPAIQEIVKKFFGKEASKGVNPDEVVAVGAAIQGGVLTGEVKDVLLLDVTPLSLGIETMGGVMTKLIESNTTIPTKKSETFTTAADNQPSVEIHVLQGERPMANQNKTIGRFHLDGIAPAQRGIPQIEVSFDIDANGILHVTAKDKATGKEQSIRIEASSGLSDDEIKRMKDEAAANAEADKQAKEKIDKMNGADSLIFQTEKQLKEFGDKLPADKKAPIEAALEKLKTAHKAEDLPGIDAATTELNTVFQAASQEMYNASQAQGGQPGGAQPGPDAGQAQGGQAKSGDDEVTDVDFEEVK, from the coding sequence ATGGGAAAAATAATTGGAATCGACTTAGGTACAACCAACTCTTGTGTTTCCGTAATGGAAGGTAGCGAGCCCGTTGTAATTCCAAATAGTGAAGGTAAAAGAACCACACCGTCAATAGTTGCATTTGTTGATGGAGGAGAAAGAAAAGTAGGAGATCCTGCTAAAAGACAGGCTATAACAAACCCTGCACACACCGTATATTCAATCAAACGTTTTATCGGTGACAACTATGACGAAATTCCTAAGGAGGTTTCTCGTGTACCCTATGAAGTCGTTAAAGGAGACAACAATACACCACGTGTTGTTATCGAAGACAGAAAATATTCTCCACAAGAGATTTCTGCTATGATTCTTCAAAAAATGAAGAAGACTGCCGAAGATTATTTGGGTCAAGAGGTAACAGAAGCAGTCATCACTGTTCCTGCTTATTTCAACGACGCCCAACGTCAAGCCACTAAAGAAGCTGGTGAAATTGCTGGCTTAGCCGTAAAACGTATCATCAACGAACCAACGGCTGCATCTTTGGCATACGGTCTTGACAAGATGGATAGGGATATGAAGATTGCCGTATTCGACTTAGGTGGTGGTACTTTTGATATTTCAGTGTTGGAGTTAGGTGATGGCGTATTCGAAGTAAAATCTACCAATGGTGATACACACTTAGGTGGTGATGATTTCGACGATGTAATTATCAACTGGTTGGCTGACGAATTTTTAAAAGATGAAGGTATTGATTTACGTAAAGACTCCATGGCTCACCAACGCTTGAAAGATGCTGCGGAAAAAGCTAAAATAGAACTTTCTAGTGGTAACTCTACAGAAATCAACTTGCCATATATTATGCCAGTGGATGGTATTCCCAAACACTTGGTAAAAACATTAAGCCGTGCACAATTTGAGCAATTGGCTGACAAATTGATTCAGGCTACATTGGAACCTTGTAAAGCTGCCTTGTCTGATGCAGGCATGTCTCCTTCTGATATTGACGAAGTTATTTTGGTTGGAGGTTCCACTCGTATACCTGCTATCCAAGAAATTGTAAAAAAATTCTTCGGAAAAGAAGCTTCAAAAGGAGTAAACCCCGATGAAGTGGTTGCTGTTGGCGCTGCTATTCAAGGTGGTGTATTAACTGGCGAGGTAAAAGATGTGCTATTGTTGGACGTTACTCCTCTTTCGTTGGGTATCGAAACCATGGGCGGTGTAATGACCAAACTAATTGAGTCTAACACAACTATTCCAACCAAAAAATCAGAAACTTTTACAACGGCTGCCGATAACCAACCTTCCGTAGAGATTCATGTGTTACAAGGCGAACGCCCAATGGCTAACCAAAATAAAACCATCGGTCGTTTCCATCTGGACGGAATTGCTCCTGCGCAACGTGGCATTCCTCAGATTGAAGTATCTTTTGACATTGATGCCAACGGTATACTACATGTAACAGCCAAAGATAAAGCTACTGGTAAAGAACAAAGCATACGTATCGAAGCTTCCTCCGGATTGAGCGATGATGAAATCAAACGCATGAAAGATGAAGCGGCTGCGAATGCAGAAGCTGATAAACAAGCCAAAGAGAAAATCGATAAGATGAATGGCGCAGACAGTCTGATCTTCCAAACTGAAAAACAACTGAAAGAGTTTGGTGATAAATTACCTGCTGACAAAAAAGCACCTATCGAAGCGGCGCTGGAAAAACTAAAAACAGCTCATAAAGCAGAAGACCTACCAGGTATTGATGCGGCAACTACTGAATTGAACACTGTATTTCAAGCTGCCTCACAAGAGATGTATAATGCGAGTCAGGCACAAGGTGGACAACCAGGAGGAGCTCAACCAGGACCTGATGCTGGTCAAGCACAAGGTGGTCAAGCTAAAAGCGGTGACGACGAAGTGACTGATGTGGACTTTGAAGAAGTAAAGTAA
- the fmt gene encoding methionyl-tRNA formyltransferase, with the protein MAINKEDLRIVFMGTPEFAVESLKILVENKYNVVGVVTVPDKPAGRGQKIKTSPVKDYALAQGIHILQPEKLKAPSFLEELKALNADLQIIVAFRMLPETVWSMPPLGTFNLHGSLLPQYRGAAPINWAVINGDLETGVTTFFLQHEIDTGNIIDQKRMPIGPDDNAGTIHDRMMILGASLVLETTDKICTGTIETKPQSELISANTPLNPAPKIFKEDCKIDWHQPIDKVHNKIRGLSPYPAAWTEISDNNHQKTGLKIFETEIISDQSQKIGTISTDGKSRICIAGNGGSLLIKTLQLAGKKRMSAKEFLNGFKELHTYQISQS; encoded by the coding sequence ATGGCTATTAACAAAGAAGATCTAAGAATCGTATTTATGGGCACTCCGGAGTTTGCGGTGGAAAGCCTGAAGATTCTTGTTGAAAACAAATATAATGTTGTTGGAGTGGTGACAGTACCCGATAAGCCTGCTGGGCGGGGACAAAAGATAAAAACATCACCGGTAAAGGATTATGCGCTGGCGCAAGGAATACACATTCTTCAGCCCGAAAAACTAAAGGCTCCTTCATTCCTAGAAGAACTAAAGGCTCTAAACGCAGACTTACAAATAATTGTAGCCTTTAGGATGCTTCCAGAAACGGTATGGAGCATGCCTCCCCTAGGCACGTTTAACTTACATGGGTCCTTATTACCACAATACCGAGGTGCAGCACCCATCAACTGGGCGGTTATAAATGGCGACCTGGAAACGGGAGTAACCACATTCTTTTTACAGCACGAAATTGATACAGGTAACATCATCGATCAAAAAAGAATGCCCATAGGTCCTGATGACAATGCTGGAACGATTCATGACAGGATGATGATTCTGGGTGCCAGCCTGGTTCTAGAAACAACAGACAAAATATGTACAGGCACCATAGAAACCAAACCACAATCTGAACTGATTAGCGCCAACACGCCCCTCAATCCAGCTCCAAAAATCTTCAAAGAAGATTGTAAGATCGATTGGCACCAACCTATAGATAAAGTACACAATAAAATAAGAGGCCTCAGCCCTTACCCTGCAGCCTGGACCGAAATATCAGATAACAACCATCAAAAAACAGGACTCAAAATTTTTGAGACAGAAATCATCAGCGATCAATCCCAGAAGATTGGCACCATAAGCACCGACGGCAAATCCCGTATTTGCATAGCCGGAAACGGAGGCTCTTTGTTGATAAAAACCCTTCAATTGGCAGGAAAAAAACGAATGAGTGCTAAAGAGTTCTTGAATGGATTTAAAGAACTCCACACATACCAGATCTCCCAATCTTAA
- a CDS encoding permease, producing the protein MNEKLTLALNEFIHVGVALVLIIALVSVLTGVIRAFIPQDKLQKRLSKTGKYSGLMGALLGIPTPFCSASMVPVSMGMVEMGAPFSMVFSFLLSAPLANFVVVGFILGVFGWKVALVYFLVVFIGSVLMGTLAGKTSLKNEVKRIQLNSKESSTKCTPQPTSCGANVPKDLDQLKCASVEPTIESGCSAVATPSCGQTIESNPRLKEALTFAWALFKRIFPYVLVGALISAVSAIFVPDTWVQKHLGSDSPLAIPIAATIGIPLYLRIEMAIPILKALIVKGMSMGAAMALIIGGTGASLPEIAIISSMLKPKAIAAFIVSVLTMAMVGGFIFYFFF; encoded by the coding sequence ATGAATGAAAAATTAACTTTAGCATTAAATGAGTTTATACACGTAGGTGTAGCATTGGTGCTTATCATTGCCTTGGTTTCGGTTTTAACAGGAGTCATACGTGCATTTATTCCGCAGGACAAGTTACAGAAGAGACTATCCAAAACAGGAAAGTACAGCGGTTTAATGGGCGCTTTACTAGGCATTCCAACACCTTTTTGCAGTGCATCCATGGTACCTGTATCCATGGGAATGGTAGAAATGGGGGCTCCATTCTCGATGGTTTTTTCATTTTTACTTTCTGCCCCATTGGCCAATTTCGTAGTAGTTGGATTTATCCTAGGTGTTTTCGGTTGGAAAGTTGCTTTGGTTTACTTTCTGGTTGTTTTCATAGGCTCAGTATTAATGGGTACCCTCGCCGGAAAAACATCACTCAAAAACGAAGTAAAAAGAATTCAATTGAATTCAAAAGAAAGCAGCACAAAATGCACACCCCAACCCACCTCTTGCGGCGCTAATGTACCCAAAGACCTTGATCAACTGAAATGCGCTTCGGTTGAACCAACAATTGAATCTGGATGCAGCGCTGTTGCCACTCCCTCCTGCGGACAAACGATAGAGTCAAATCCCAGACTAAAAGAAGCACTTACCTTCGCCTGGGCACTGTTCAAGCGCATTTTTCCTTACGTATTGGTAGGTGCACTAATCAGTGCTGTTTCGGCCATCTTTGTGCCAGACACTTGGGTTCAGAAACACTTGGGTAGCGATAGTCCTTTAGCCATTCCCATCGCTGCTACCATCGGAATACCTTTGTATTTACGAATAGAAATGGCCATACCTATATTGAAAGCACTGATTGTAAAAGGAATGAGCATGGGTGCAGCCATGGCCTTAATCATCGGCGGCACAGGTGCAAGTCTACCGGAAATTGCCATCATATCATCCATGCTGAAACCCAAAGCCATCGCCGCATTTATTGTATCGGTATTAACCATGGCAATGGTAGGAGGCTTTATCTTTTACTTTTTCTTTTAG
- a CDS encoding LysR substrate-binding domain-containing protein, whose amino-acid sequence MDHRDKVFLAVAENLSFSKAAEELFISQPAVTKHIKELESKLNSTLFERKGNRIYLTKAGKVNYEFLKKIKQQYEELEFELGRLNNTFKGTLHIGASSTISQYVIPEVIAAFYKRYPNIDLHLYSGNSVDMQKKLLADEVDIALVENNSCMTELKYLDFLDDELVVVTGGNSVYSKRKQITLNDLGEIPLVLREKGSGTLEVIQQVLKSNNIQIDDLKIVTHLGSTETIKNFLINFDGIAIISEKSINKELQLKSIVKIKVKNFQLPRKLRIVLRQGNIGSTTKTFINFLNNYNF is encoded by the coding sequence ATGGATCATAGAGACAAAGTATTTTTAGCTGTTGCCGAGAATCTTAGCTTTTCAAAAGCTGCCGAAGAACTCTTCATCAGTCAGCCGGCAGTTACCAAACACATTAAAGAATTGGAAAGCAAGCTCAATAGCACCCTATTTGAGCGAAAAGGAAACAGAATTTACCTAACCAAGGCCGGAAAAGTAAATTACGAGTTCCTAAAGAAAATAAAACAGCAATACGAAGAGCTGGAGTTTGAACTGGGACGCCTAAACAACACCTTTAAAGGAACACTACATATAGGAGCCAGCTCTACCATTTCACAATATGTAATTCCAGAAGTTATTGCAGCCTTTTATAAACGTTATCCCAACATAGACCTTCACTTATACAGTGGCAACTCTGTTGATATGCAGAAAAAACTACTGGCTGATGAAGTAGACATTGCTTTAGTAGAAAACAACTCATGCATGACAGAATTAAAATACTTAGATTTTTTAGATGATGAGTTGGTTGTGGTAACCGGAGGTAACAGCGTATACAGTAAACGAAAACAAATAACCCTAAACGACCTTGGCGAAATACCTTTGGTACTTCGCGAAAAAGGCTCTGGCACTCTAGAAGTAATTCAACAAGTATTAAAAAGCAACAACATACAAATAGACGACTTAAAAATAGTTACCCACCTAGGCAGTACTGAGACCATTAAAAACTTTCTGATTAATTTTGATGGCATAGCTATTATCTCCGAAAAATCCATCAACAAAGAGCTACAACTCAAAAGCATTGTTAAAATTAAAGTCAAAAACTTTCAATTACCCAGAAAATTACGAATCGTATTACGCCAAGGAAATATTGGCAGCACCACCAAAACATTTATAAACTTTTTAAACAACTATAACTTTTAG